The genomic interval cgaatatctgaataggattcattatttgataagaaattataatcatcgacatgtttttttaaaaatcgtacacgtgctgacacctaagttgtctcccgttgtttattagagttacctttcgtccggcgcagtaacacatttgcagtgaatcgccgagaagtcgtgggaaaattaaaaacaatgtaaacaaactaaaattaaccaccttttcaagatgaatttaaagtgatcgacattatgcatttaacccgcctgacctgtgtagcatcttagatatctgttctaaggtattcattgtgtagaatgtcatgttatgcccttgcaatgctaatcccactctgattttttttgtttacatttttatcaatgacaaatatggcgtccatcccgagatgaacagacgtggcgtaaaatttttacatgtttaagcaaacctggtgtgttagaaagaaaatctcatcccttcaacattatttggaacactgttactgtaaaaaacctgttttttccttatacaaaagcttaatattttgtgttgaatgtactttcacaaagacctctgttttcctattacattcatagtaccacatccttatccacaaaatactgaatattacaggtgtccatcagtattatatcagtttaggaatatgttttttattttcccaccatcgatttcttgaatatgcaccccttccgcattgccatatgaactgtgaatgtagcaatatgcgtccccttaaaaagCTGCCTTACATACCAgacaatattttaagaaaaatttgtaagaattttttctgaGTTTTAAAGTCTTTCAAACAAAGTTCaaaattgaatattgaaattatAAAGAACATAATCCTGATTCAAAGACAATTATTTTGATACTAAATTTGGCTATGTCAATATGTCAAAGATGTAACCgcggcgctaattggctgaacacaatcgacTCTGGTGTATCagataatttgatttgctttcacacttctcgggaaaatcgCAAGTACTTGAAGTaggcagagcttaaattatgctatcagtgtgtgtttgtgtattcaacATTCATTTTGACATTGTGCAAATTGTCAACTGTGTGGGTAGCGGTAATTAGCGAGTGaggatatcaaagaaaattgGGCGACTTGCATTTTGCTTTGAGGTTAGATCTGGgtgaagtttgaagttccaaTGGGACTATTTCACTCAAGGTACCCACTCACAAGAGCCCTGTATCAAGTAGGCATTTCGTGTTAAACAAGCTCTTGTTTTGGTTTCCCCTTAACTCTCCTTGTCCAGAAAGCTTATTTTATTTCCAggattttaaatgtaaaacaagtgaGATACGTCTGGAGATAGACTGTACAGCATGTGGGACGTGGGTGGAGATTGATGCTGTGGAGCTACATGGTAGCAAGTATGTAAACTCTTGTACTATTAAGTCTCATGATATTTAGTTTCTGTGAGCTTAAAGTTATACTTCCTTGCCATGGTAATACCAACTGAATTATACAGGTCTCATAGCTCTTGCTCTCATTTTGAGGAAATTATACCCATTTTTGTGCTTGGCTATTTCTATGTCTCGTCCCACTGGAGAAAATTGTTTTtgctctgtctgtctgtcagtcacactttatttccaatcaataactggagaaccatttgacctagaaccttcaaacttcataggatgatagggcttaTAGGGTAGATGAGCCTTATTGTTTTTttgagtcactccatcaaaggtaaaggttacagggaaactgtttttgatcagtaacttgagaatcgctccagaatgttgaaacttcataggatgattggacatgcagagtagtgaccctctattgattttggggtcatttgatcaaaagtcaaggtcacagggccataacatagaaaaacgattctgatcaataactggagtatcatttgacctagaacctttaaacttcatagggtgatagggcttatagagtagaccTTTatggtttttggggtcactctatcaaaagtcaaggtcacaggagcctgaacatggaaaacagtttctgatcaataacttgagaatcacttgacccagaatgttgaaacgtcataggatgatttgGCATGGAccctattgaatttggggtctagaaccttcaaacttcatatgatgattggacatgcagagtagatgacccctattgatcttggggccattctttcagaggtcaaggtcacaagggtaagaatatggaaaaccatttctgatccaTAACTTGTGCAcaatttgacccagaatgttgaaacttcatgtgaTGATTGGAGTCTTGCAGAGTAGATGGTCCCTATTGCATTTTTGTCATTCAAGCAACCATCAATGTCATTTTGACTTTAGCTTCTGTTCtatattgacttcttgcctattgcTACTATGCTTTTGGgactacattttttttattgtcacTTTTATTCCCTACTTTGAAGGTGAAGGAGGAATATAGAATGCTTTTCAAATATCTTCatatccatccatctgtctgccTCTGTTCAAACTAAAtagcaaatatattttgttcttctTTGAATTTGTTGTGTTTCTTAGTATTGTCTCTTATCCTCTCATTTTCCCACTCTCAACAACCCAACAGCCTACTACATCCTACACACACATTCTCTTCTACctcaattttgttttttatgccccggTTGacggcatattaaaatcgcactgtctgtctgtccatgtGTCTGTGCATGCATGTGTGCTTTCCTTCCATGTAAATTTGTGTCCAGGCTGatgagacatgtcatgcgcaaggcGCAGACCTCTAGCTTCAAGCTTAAGGTTACACTTAAAAGTcgaaggttaacagggtctgttttgtgtctggtacataactctgatattgatgaagggattttgaaattacctaGCATAAATGTTTCCCACTGGCCACagtgagatgatgtgtcatgcacaaaatccagaccctagctctaaggtgaaggtcacacttagaggttaaaggttaacgtAGTCTGTTTcttttctggtccataactctgccattgatgacaggattttaaaattaattggtataaatgttccctattttgagatgatgtgtcatgcgcaagacataGACACCTAGCtgtaaggtcagggtcacacttagaagtcaaaggtgtttcttgtctagtcaataactctgccatttatcaagggatttgaaaataatttgacacaaatgttaaccgtATTCAGCAGTTGTGTTAATGTGACGCTTATGACCTAGGGTCTCTTGGGCTAAGGTCAAGATAACAAAAtgatgtgggttttttttttcacagacagCTGTAGCATTCTTTGGCATGCTTCAGGGGCATTTGTTGCCTATAGTGACAGCTCCTGTTACTTTCTTTTTTTGGTGTTTATGTATTGAGATTGTGTCTTATCTTTctcagtaaatatttttttactattaGTTTCTCGATATTATCTCTTAGTATCTTGTGTCATTATCCCCACCCAATCCAACATAACCCACTTCCCAACCCACACCACCCATCCCCAtaaagaagaatatttttgttttatgatatttatgcccccggcatctactgatgcgggaggcatatagtgatcgtcctgtccgtccgtctgtctgtccgtacgaggttaaccaaatgggaccgtttcgtctagcatcaatacccctaactagaatgacttgatactaatgcagatgcaacctgtgaacattcctcatcttcagacattacctgacctcagtttgaccttgaccttgacctcattttggactgaggttgctttatatgggccatctcttggttaaccaaatgggactgtttcatcTAGCGTCAACACCCCTTGCTAGAATGacgatactaatgcagatgtaacctgtgaccattcctcatcttcaaacatcacctgacctcagtttgaccttgaccttgacctcattttggacttaggttgctttatatgggccatctcttggttaaccaaatgggaccgttttgtctagcattaataccgcttacaagaatgaattgatactaatacagatgtaacctgtgaccattcctcatcttcaaatatcacctgacctcagtttgaccttgacctcgttttggacttaggttgctttgtaacGACagggatgccaccgggggcatcaagcatttattgaacacagctcttgtttcttttattgtccTCACCGAAACATTACTCATGCCACCTCCTGATTTGAGATCAAAGGTGAGGGTCACATTTACCATTAGTACAAAACCCATTGCTTTCTGCTCAATACCTTGGAAACCTTTTGATCTTAGATTCCCAAAATTGGCAGGCTTATTACACATGGTTGGTGCATGACCCCTGTTGAGTTCTGGTCTGTGTATGAGAGATAGAGATCATAATGacagtaaaaacataaaatgtggccTTTCAGTATTTTGCGAATGCCTTGATCTTCAATTTTCGAACTTGATAAGCATATCGCCAATGGGTAGTTGAtggctccccccccccccacacacacacctctTCCTCTGCTCCCACCTTTCccttgttcataatatgatcttGTTAAACTTTCTTTTGTGGCAGTCATTGTTTTAAgattgaaatttttaaatgtattaagaAATAAAGTTACAAGACCTGTAGCAGTATTATGAATAGctataataaatgtttttgcatttgaaaatgaaaatatataatttttttcagaaaaatatcaaaaggaAAGTTGTCCCAGTGGGTAGCAAGAGTCACCAAGTTTTCCTCACAGTATGATAATGATGGGTAAGTACTGATTATTGGTTACAGCAGATTAGGCCTTATCATCAGATTGATTTGAGTAGGGAATAGATTACAATAATCAAATGCCTAATGGAACAGAAATATATAAAAGtacgaatcaaagaaaaaaaacactattgTCAGGAATACTGAAAAGTCAGGTTTTcagtaaatactgtaaaatttgGTAAATAAGCCTATATGCTTATAACAATTTTAGTggcacttttatgcgcctatttttgatatgcacttatacttaagccaaaactatgcaCTAacatttgatatgcgcttatagaccAGCCATGTGCAcctatttttgatgtattttgaaaattgactgagaaaatgaaagtaaaaaatgGACATTCACAGTGAACTACTTGCTTTTATTGCATATAGTACctttatacataatgaaaacatATTGATCAtattgcaaataatgttcaatccCTCAGACCATTCAGTTACTGTTCAAAGCCATTTTATCCATATTGTTTTCACAGATTTACATAAGAATGACAACACAAGCAACTTTTTTggtattcaaacattttatattcaaaaagcataattattgtaaacGATTAAAGTTTTACTAGACACACCCATCactattcaacaggtaagaacacAGTAAAAGTCTTGTCATCTGTCttcatgataaacagttatcatGGTATAATACCGTTTATTACTTCTTTTTGCTGCATctttgtttgtttaccagtaatcggatatgcgcctatTTTCGAAACAAAATGACAGTAAGGACATGACATGCGCCTACTTTCCCATACTGAATAATGGTAATGACGTATGcccttacttttgatatgcgcatATATTCGaatatacgcttatttaccagattccaCAGTATGTATCAGAACCGTATATTTATGTACTTCATGCAACTAATTCCATGAACAATgaaatcagtaaactaaaataCTGGCATTACATTTCCTTTTAGCTGGAGTGCAAACTCAGTGGTTGGGTCTCCGAAGGTATACCCCAACTATGGAGACAGTCAGGGAACATGGGCACAGGGTGACATTGATGATAAACAATTTATTGAGGTACGTATAATTTTCACCATGGCagttattgtactatttaattgacctgtcaaaacatgttcccggctttcaatttaatcttttaaaggctccaacagaatatgatgaaagccgggtccatgtTTTGACAAGTCAAATAGATTGTACAATAACTTGGTGAAATAATGTGGAAATTTCAAGTCACTCAACATTGACatgtgaccaagcgaaagtgactgtcggGTCATGTGACcccgctgatattttgaatgtcatataagggcaaataactgcttcaattgtTTAGCTAAATGATTGTCTtccttgtacacaatgtcatattgtaatgttgtcactattcaatgtgtacacaggtgaTTACTGTGCTGAAGATAAAACTCTTggattaaatgaattaaaaacattttaaaaaccttttatgTGCTtaatttggtataataaaataaatatcatgtgACAGCATgggtgacattgatattgtcaacccttgAGACAGAACGTCACCACTTGGCTTTGATGCCTTGGGTGAGATTCTGCCCTCggattgacaatatcaatgtcacacacgctgccatatgatatttatatattaacataGATACCTATTGTGATATAGTATGGAAAGCCTAAAACTGCCATTACAGGTCCAGATCATAGGTTTTTGATTATAGAAGTTTACACATATTAAAATCAtgacaaatgaaaagaaaaacattcttacctGTTACACATTTTGTTGTTCACCAGATTATTTATTTACAGGTTGAATACAATGAAGCAGTGAAAGTTAAAGGTATAGATATCTATGAGACATATCATGCTGGTGGAGTGACTGCCATTAGGGGTCTCAGTGCTAAAGGAAGCTGGGAGACACTGTGGAAGACAGACAAACCAGAAGTGATCACTTCCTCTAGAATCTTCTCACCAAAACTGCATGTCAAAGTCAGTACCTTAGTTATATAAAGAAATATCATATATTCTaattaaaaaatttgaacaaGTTAGTACCGcctcatgaccttgacctttgagcttgcaACATAGCCCTTGTACATGGCACTGTACCTTGTTTATCACTTGAGTCTTAATTCCCAGTATGCACTGTTTTGTTGGGCTGACCAGGAACAACATTTATTGTTGTAGTTTTTACAGGTActtgcagtaaaaatattcagcATGGTATACATGATTGTATTAAGCAAAGAGACAAGTCTGCtaaattttaaaaggtaaaatgtCTGTATAGTGATTTAACATTCACTTACGTCTAGATGACTTCTGTGGTTTTGTTACTTCATCCTTTTTTCTAATTTCGCATTCCTTTCCAGCTGATCATACTGCTAAcaagaaaatgttgttgttgaTTTAATTGACAAAACATTACACAGAGATGTCTATATTCTAGGATTTGAAGGGTCCTACAAAGAATATACGTATTGAAGTTGACTGCTTGAAGTCTCAGACATGGGTGGAGATTGATGCTGTCCAGCTTCATGGTCGCAGGTATGTAATATAGACCACTATTATAACCTTCTTATAAAGGCCACTGTTTGGTCTTCCTGTTTAACCATAATTTGTGTAAATTTACCTCTATTTAGAGACCACCTGTCAACAAAGatgactttttatgcccccgaagggaggcatatagtttttgaaccgtctgtcggtctgtcggtctgtcagtctgtccgcaattttcgtgtccggtccatatctttgtcatcgatggatggattttcaaataacttggcatgaatgtgtaccacagtaagacgacgtgtcgcacgcaagacccaggcccgtagctcaaaggtcaaggtcacacttagacattaaaggatagtgcattgatgggcgtgtccggtccatatctttgtcgtcgatggatggattttcaaataacttggcatgaatgtgtaccacagtaagacgacgtgtcgcgcgcaagacccaggtccgtagctcaaaggtcaaggtcacacttagacgttaaaggatagtgcattgatgggcgtgtccggtccatatctttgtcatcgatggatggattttcaaacaacttggcaagaatgtgtaccacagtaagacgacgtgtcgcgcgcaagacccaggtccgtagctcaaaggtcaaggtcacacttcgatgttaaaggtcatatttcatgatagtgcattgatgggcatatccggtccatatctttgtcattcatgcatggattataaaataattgggcatgaatgtgtaccacagtaagacgacgtgtcgcgcacaagacccaggtccataggtcaaaggtcctaaactctaacatcggccataactattcattcaaagtgccatcgggggcatgtgtcatcctatggagacagctcttgttttcatttctttgtatatagatttttattacatgtttgatgCCGCaagagtgtaataaagccattactgtgaaatcatttaaattcgctgacatgaaatttcacgcaaacgtgaaaaaggactgttttgcgcaggctttaattcgcgcattttcaattttagtaatgaaaaaatataattaaaaaataataatagcatgGTCTTAAATTCGCttatcggtcctagcgcgaaatacgcgaaaattcgtcctacgcagTATATAAAAATGATGATACACTAATGTAATAAACGTTGACATCATTTAAAGTATAGAAGACGTTAATTGGTCAAATGAACTTGTTTTAATAGCTTaagaaagaagaatttttgatgttttagcAAGAAAAAtgaacatgtgataaaaaaacattacatttgtgactttccacattgaatttattaaactcattgaataaaagtgataaaatgctcggcaagcattttattattttattcattttgtttaataaattcaatatgaaaagacactcatataGGCCTAATGTCCTCTATAAACGTGGGCAcaagtatataatatatagatgtaaACATGGTCATTGGTATGTATATATAGGTACTTGCTGCCACAAAGGTGTTGAAAGGTGATTTTATTTAAAGGATAGTAGGAGATGCAAGTATATATTGAACaaattgaaatacaaatgtacatacaaaaAGTATCAGATTGTTCTTGGAAACATACAGAAGTATTACAAAATCTTTGACAGAtgatgaaaatgtaattaatttttatatgcctgtttgaaaaacgggacgtattatgggaacgcccctggcgggcgggcggtgattttgggcggcatccacagactttgtccggagcatatcttctacatgcatggagggactttgatgaaacttggcacagttgttcaccatgatgagacgcaagaactaggtcccttggtctaaggtcaaggtcacacttagaggtcaaaggtcaaattcaagaatgactttgtctggagcatatcttcttcatgcatggagggattttgatgaaagtcagcacaattgttcatcatcatgagacagagtgtcaagcgcaagaaccaggtccctaggtctaaggtcaaggtcacacttagaggtcaaaggatacaagaatgaaaactttgtccggagcatttcttcttcatgcatagagggattttgatataacttggcacaaatgttcaccactatgagacagagtgtcatgcgcaaaaaccaggtccctaggtctaaggtcaaggtcacacttagaggccaaaggtcagatacaagaatgacagtccgaagcatttcttcttcatgcatggagggattttgatgtaacttggcacaattatacaccatcatgagacgaagtgtcatgcgcagtacccttctttagaattacttagattggggtagatgtcggtcgggcgggctgGCGACGGTGGCGGTGGCGGCTgggtgtggacttacaatttttttttttgtatattttttttttttttttttttttaaagattaacttcccttagttgttactataaataacttatattgtaacttttttataattgaccgtagggaaaaaccaagaccacttttctgtggtacaacatagttgttactttctaattttaggtgtattttaaggtatctctacctggtaaggagtttttttgtggacttagaaaaacaaaagaattacagtgattactaaacaaccacaaaattaaaattacatttgcaaatacaggtgctagagtaaagaaatttgctgtgacgggcatatattgtgacattctggcactcttgttgtattTAATGTCCACCATTAGAAGTTATTTTGACCATGTTTTCCAGTGTCAAAGCAAGTGATGACAGTGACAGTGATTGTGATAGTGACTAGCCTGTTTTGGAATTTAGATAGAATTCAACCGTATGTTAGGTAAGTAATCCATGCCTTTCTAATtcattttatgcccccgaagggaggcatattagttttcaactgtccgtccgtttgctGGTTTGTTCGTCAcattgttaactttttgcataaacgcactttactcgcaaaccactgcacccaggaccttcaaacttcacatgctgatagtacttattgaggactcgacccctattgactttgaggtcaccaggtcaatggtcaaggtcaccaggtcaaaggtcaaggcgctgcattggcatttgtcaccattactgacagctcttgttgttctgATTTTTCTttagtggtaacttttcagtttttagctcagcTGAACTTATGTGTTTAGCTATTAGAAAATATGGATGATCAGGTGTGTATCAGCATTCATCTTCTTGCCTGAAATAGAGGTAAGAATTACatcaaactaggtcagtagcatcctggcctGGGTCTCTGTCAAATTTTTCAATGGTTCTGCTTGACCCCTCTTCAAAAGTTGCTAGACCTGAAAGTAGAAAAAAGacttcatgaaccacttgatggattttcatcaaacttctgCATCTTTACATGGATCTGTCAAGGTTGTTTATATGGTTATATTTGAATCCTTTTACTAAAAGTTTTAGGGGCTACTggagctaaaaagagaaaaacctcttattttcatgaaccacttaatggatgttcaccaaacttggtctatagcattctGGGGTGAACCTTACTAAACTTTTTT from Mercenaria mercenaria strain notata chromosome 2, MADL_Memer_1, whole genome shotgun sequence carries:
- the LOC123562101 gene encoding uncharacterized protein LOC123562101 — its product is MGCSSSSSSHGKDKRKSKNTSSISQWVKKVTKFSSQYDSTGWSANCLAGPPNVYPDYGDRTGAWAPEHIDDKQFLEFKYDEAVYIKGIDIYETYHGGGVTSIQGRDDKGNWKTLWKADKATVIQSSRIFSPKLDLQDFKCKTSEIRLEIDCTACGTWVEIDAVELHGSKKISKGKLSQWVARVTKFSSQYDNDGWSANSVVGSPKVYPNYGDSQGTWAQGDIDDKQFIEVEYNEAVKVKGIDIYETYHAGGVTAIRGLSAKGSWETLWKTDKPEVITSSRIFSPKLHVKDLKGPTKNIRIEVDCLKSQTWVEIDAVQLHGRSVKASDDSDSDCDSD